A single window of Methanomassiliicoccales archaeon DNA harbors:
- a CDS encoding flavodoxin family protein: MYMKVLAIMGSPKGNGNGFEVTKAIEGHMNARGRVEFDYLMLKDVNLGLCRGCFQCISKGEDRCPMREDRLAIERRMEDADGIILVSPGYVQDVSWLMKNFIDRFAYTHHRPKYFEKKVMLVANGGSGLKRTTKSLSMAIGGLEIVSELQAMKLPWPMNDRAIRKNQQRIEKAADRFYDELQRKEPRVSLGSYMGFRFFKSVSESTREHLPADYEYYRDKTDYYFPAKIGLGKRGGSALLIAILKRTMRDMTPRED; encoded by the coding sequence ATGTACATGAAGGTACTGGCAATAATGGGCAGCCCGAAGGGCAATGGAAACGGGTTCGAGGTGACCAAGGCCATCGAAGGACATATGAACGCTCGCGGTAGGGTGGAGTTCGACTACCTGATGCTGAAGGATGTGAACCTGGGGCTGTGCCGGGGATGCTTCCAATGCATTTCCAAGGGAGAGGACCGGTGCCCGATGAGAGAGGACCGGTTGGCCATCGAAAGGCGCATGGAAGATGCAGATGGCATCATACTGGTCTCGCCCGGGTACGTCCAGGATGTTTCCTGGTTGATGAAGAACTTCATTGACCGGTTCGCTTACACACACCATCGCCCCAAATACTTCGAAAAGAAGGTCATGCTGGTAGCCAACGGAGGTTCTGGCCTTAAAAGGACCACGAAGTCGCTGAGCATGGCGATCGGAGGACTGGAGATCGTCTCCGAGCTGCAGGCCATGAAGCTTCCCTGGCCAATGAACGACCGGGCAATCCGGAAGAACCAGCAAAGGATAGAGAAGGCAGCAGACCGCTTCTATGATGAACTACAGCGGAAGGAACCCAGGGTCTCGCTTGGTTCATACATGGGCTTCCGGTTCTTCAAATCGGTATCCGAATCAACACGCGAACACCTGCCAGCCGATTATGAGTATTACAGGGACAAAACGGATTACTACTTCCCTGCAAAGATCGGGCTGGGCAAGAGGGGTGGCTCTGCATTGCTGATCGCCATCCTGAAACGTACAATGAGAGACATGACCCCGAGAGAGGATTGA